The Megalops cyprinoides isolate fMegCyp1 chromosome 10, fMegCyp1.pri, whole genome shotgun sequence genome window below encodes:
- the LOC118783974 gene encoding meprin A subunit beta-like, giving the protein MSFGSFLIVGLILQETLSMPQPFFNVSVLEEIDNLDITKINKDLNLLEGDILQSPRRSAILGNEYRWTSPVPYVFESGLEMNAKGVILRAFEQFRLKTCMDFKPRDTELNYVSVKKDAGCFSYVGNARIGGQILSIGLGCDYLGIVEHEFLHALGFYHEQSRYDRDDYVTIVWENILTGREHNFLKYSKNETTTLDTQYDYTSVMHYGKNEFANRTGPTIITKLPEFQDVIGQRLEMSQTDVVRLNRLYNCTSSIAFLEQCSFENETLCKMARCSRSNATWESVTYSPGGPVSGHTSLGMSTVSTSSFGGTNETNTTSPQNGTDFFMHFSTATGEEGDRAKLESRRMTPRRACTVQCLQFYYYHTGNESDQLNVWIREFEDDRDPTGTRRLVGQITGAPADYWQLQHVPLNATKTFQVEFEGIKGAGNSTGGFSIDDINLSETECPDRILQIRNAEQLIADRMYRLINSPRYYSRDGYGFQVLAVVGLDVIAVYTRLVSGNNDDQLQWPCAWRQITVGVLDQDPHIQQRMSYQVSITTDPTQQTWDDPRKVGNLITDSSGATFYANQAFRLFVMGQQNLMRRAFIKGGDIFLLITIQDISGLLFNNSLECSTELPSQNFTLFSGDHKDDGPCVIPKIETTVPPTTTTTASFSPRMVSSPAIVLLTALALLWSH; this is encoded by the exons atgtcttttgggTCTTTTCTCATTGTGGGCTTGATTCTTCAGGAAACCTTGTCTATG CCTCAACCATTCTTCAACG TAAGTGTTCTTGAGGAAATTGACAACCTGGACATAACCAAGATCAACAAAG ACCTGAATCTTCTTGAAGGTGATATATTGCAG AGTCCACGGAGAAGTGCAATTTTGGGAAATGAGTACAGATGGACATCCCCCGTGCCCTACGTTTTTGAAAGTGGTCTTG aaatgaatgCCAAAGGAGTTATTCTCAGAGCATTTGAACAATTTCGTCTGAAAACATGCATGGATTTCAAGCCTCGGGATACAGAACTAAACTATGTGTCAGTGAAAAAAGATGCAGG GTGCTTCTCTTATGTTGGGAATGCTCGAATAGGTGGGCAGATCCTTTCAATTGGCCTCGGATGTGATTATCTTGGTATCGTGGAGCACGAGTTTTTACATGCCTTAGGCTTCTATCATGAGCAGTCTAGGTATGACAGGGATGACTATGTCACCATTGTGtgggaaaacattttaacag GTCGAGAGCACAATTTTTTGAAGTACTCTAAAAATGAAACCACGACACTGGATACTCAATATGACTACACCTCTGTGATGCACTATGGCAAGAACGAATTTGCTAACAGAACAGGGCCGACTATTATTACGAAGTTACCCGAGTTCCAGGATGTGATCGGACAGCGCTTGGAAATGAGTCAAACCGATGTTGTGAGGCTCAATCGGCTATACAATTGCa CATCCTCTATCGCCTTTTTGGAGCAGTGCAGTTTCGAGAATGAGACTCTGTGTAAGATGGCCCGGTGTTCCAGGAGCAATGCCACCTGGGAGAGCGTGACATACAGCCCTGGAGGTCCTGTTTCCGGGCACACCAGCCTGGGGATGTCAACAG TGTCCACATCTTCGTTCGGTGgtacaaatgaaacaaataccACATCTCCCCAAAATG GAACAGACTTCTTCATGCACTTCAGCACAGCCACAGGcgaggagggagacagggccAAACTGGAGAGCAGAAGGATGACTCCCAGGAGAGCCTGCACAGTTCAATGCTTGCAGTTCTACTACTACCACACTGGGAACGAGTCTGATCAGCTCAACGTCTGGATCAGAGAGTTCGAAGATGACAGAGACCCAACAGGAACTCGGAGACTCGTGGGCCAGATTACAG GTGCCCCGGCTGACTATTGGCAGTTGCAGCATGTGCCCCTAAACGCCACAAAGACGTTCCAGGTGGAATTTGAGGGGATTAAAGGAGCAGGCAACTCCACCGGTGGCTTTTCCATCGATGACATCAACCTCTCCGAGACTGAGTGCCCCGATCGTATCTTGCAGATAAGGAATGCAGAGCAGCTCATTGCTGACAGAATGTACAGGCTTATCAACAGCCCAAGATATTATTCCAGAGATGGGTATGGCTTCCAGGTTTTGGCCGTTGTAGGTTTGGATGTCATTGCTGTCTACACTCGCTTAGTGTCTGGAAACAATGATGATCAGCTACAATGGCCATGTGCGTGGAGGCAGATCACTGTAGGAGTGCTGGACCAGGATCCCCACATCCAGCAGCGCATGTCCTATCAAGTGAGCATCACCACTGATCCCACACAGCAAA CCTGGGATGACCCTCGGAAAGTCGGAAACCTCATCACTGACTCGAGTGGCGCGACATTCTATGCAAATCAGGCATTTCGCCTTTTTGTAATGGGCCAGCAAAACCTCATGAGGAGAGCGTTCATCAAGGGAGGGGACATCTTCCTCCTCATCACCATTCAAG ACATTTCTGGACTGCTTTTCAATAATTCTCTTGAGTGCTCCACCGAGCTACCTTCACAGAACTTCACCTTGTTTTCTGGTGACCATAAGGACGATGGTCCATGTGTGATTCC GAAGATCGAAACGACAGTCCCTCCCACAACTACAACTACTGCCAG CTTCTCTCCCAGGATGGTGTCCTCTCCCGCAATCGTCCTCCTCACGGCCTTGGCACTGCTGTGGAGTCACTAA
- the tomm40 gene encoding mitochondrial import receptor subunit TOM40 homolog, which yields MGSVLAASSPNPPPAAGGGATGGSGMVSVPPGFTMPPVSPPSPSSATGASASSETESSLPNPGTFEECHRKCKEVFPMQMEGVKLVVNKGLSNHFQVNHTITLSTLGDSGYRFGTTYVGSKQTGPTESFPVMVGDMDNNGSLNAQVIHQLTSRVRSKVAFQTQQHKFVNWQCDAEYRGQDFTATLTLGNPDILVGSGIVVAHYLQSITPSLALGGELVYHCRPGEEGTVTSLVGRYTGNNYIATLTVGGAGAHASYYHKANDQLQVGVEFEASTRMQDTSVSFGYQVDLPKTNLLFKGSVDSNWVVGATLEKKLVPLPLSLTLGAFLNHRKNKFQCGLGATIG from the exons ATGGGCAGTGTGTTGGCTGCCAGCTCACCGAATCCCCCTCCAGCTGCAGGGGGCGGTGCTACAGGGGGGTCAGGGATGGTATCTGTGCCCCCTGGGTTCACCATGCCTCCAGTGTCCCCACCATCACCGTCCTCAGCCACTGGTGCTAGTGCTTCCAGCGAGACAGAGAGTTCCCTCCCCAACCCTGGAACCTTTGAGGAATGTCATCGCAAGTGCAAAG AGGTCTTTCCCATGCAGATGGAAGGAGTGAAGCTGGTGGTCAACAAGGGCCTGAGCAATCACTTCCAG GTGAATCATACAATTACTCTCAGCACCCTGGGAGATTCTGGATACCGGTTTGGCACCACATATGTGGGATCCAAACAAACAGGACCTACTGAG TCCTTCCCAGTCATGGTGGGAGATATGGACAACAATGGCAGTCTCAACGCCCAGGTCATTCACCAGCTCACCAGCAGAGTGCGCTCCAAAGTGGCCTTCCAG ACGCAGCAGCACAAGTTTGTGAACTGGCAGTGTGACGCAGAGTACCGGGGACAGGACTTCACGGCGACTTTGACCCTCGGAAATCCAGATATCCTTGTTGGATCTG GCATTGTCGTAGCACACTACCTCCAGTCCATCACCCCATCCCTGGCACTTGGAGGGGAGCTGGTCTATCATTGCAGAcctggggaggaggggacagTCACGTCCCTGGTCGGGAGATACACAG GGAATAATTACATTGCAACATTGACTGTAGGAGGCGCTGGGGCACATGCTTCCTACTACCACAAAGCCAACGACCAG TTGCAGGTGGGCGTGGAGTTTGAGGCCAGCACCAGGATGCAGGACACTAGTGTATCGTTTGGCTACCAGGTGGACCTGCCGAAAACCAACCTGCTCTTCAAAG GCTCAGTAGACAGTAACTGGGTGGTGGGAGCGACGCTGGAGAAGAAGCTGGttcctctgcccctctccctgaCCCTGGGTGCCTTCCTCAACCACCGCAAGAACAAGTTCCAGTGCGGCCTTGGCGCCACCATTGGATAG